A single genomic interval of Christensenellaceae bacterium 44-20 harbors:
- the uvrB gene encoding excinuclease ABC subunit UvrB: MGKFILESKFKPSGGQPDAIKALVQGVEAGRRDQVLLGVTGSGKTFTMANIIEQTQRPALILAHNKTLAAQLCSEFKEFFPHNAVEFFVSYYDYYQPEAYIEKRDLYIEKDSSMNEEIDRMRHSATSALLERRDVIVVASVSCIYGIGAPEDYRDATVALRTGQTIDRDVLMERLIAINFKRNDIEFVRGTFRVRGDIVEVFPMGGLSRAIRIEFFGDEIDRILEVDVVTGKPVLSSSYVMIFPATHYAVSREKVLANIPRIKADMLAQAEMFKEAGKYLEAERILQRTTYDMEMLQEVGSCSGIENYSRYFDGRNPGDAPFTLMDFFPSDYLLFVDESHVTLPQVRAMYNGDKARKEMLIKYGFRLPAAADNRPLKFDEFNQRINQAIYLSATPAEYEREKAKGAIVEQIVRPTGLLDPEVIIRPVENQLDDLLAEINKVTKQGLRVLVTTLTKKLAERLTDYYSEMGVRVKYMHSDIDTMERIDIIRGLRLGEFDVLVGINLLREGLDIPEVALVAILDADKEGFLRNETSLIQTIGRAARNAEGRVILYADVMTGSIQRAVGETDRRRALQQAYNEKHGITPKSVVKEVNDKIDLTEEVSSQTSDIREINRNEKNIKLLEKQMKEAAAELDFEIAAALRDRIRQLKGEL; the protein is encoded by the coding sequence GTGGGTAAATTTATACTAGAATCAAAATTTAAGCCATCCGGCGGGCAGCCGGATGCGATTAAGGCTCTGGTTCAGGGAGTTGAGGCCGGCCGGCGCGACCAGGTTCTGCTGGGCGTAACCGGCTCGGGCAAGACGTTTACCATGGCCAATATCATCGAGCAGACCCAGCGCCCAGCGCTGATTTTGGCGCATAACAAAACTCTGGCCGCGCAGCTTTGCAGTGAGTTTAAGGAGTTCTTCCCGCACAACGCCGTGGAGTTCTTCGTCTCCTACTACGACTACTATCAGCCGGAGGCGTATATCGAAAAGCGGGATCTCTATATCGAAAAGGATTCCAGCATGAACGAGGAGATCGACCGCATGCGCCACAGCGCAACTTCGGCGCTTTTGGAGCGGCGGGACGTCATCGTCGTGGCCAGCGTCTCCTGCATCTACGGCATCGGCGCGCCTGAGGACTATAGGGATGCGACGGTCGCCCTGCGCACCGGGCAGACCATCGACCGCGACGTTCTGATGGAGCGCCTCATTGCCATCAACTTCAAGCGCAACGACATCGAATTCGTCCGGGGCACTTTCCGGGTGCGGGGCGATATTGTGGAAGTCTTCCCCATGGGCGGCCTTTCCAGAGCTATCCGCATCGAGTTCTTCGGAGATGAGATCGACCGGATTTTAGAAGTGGACGTGGTAACCGGAAAGCCCGTGCTCTCCTCCAGCTACGTCATGATCTTCCCGGCGACGCACTATGCCGTGAGCCGCGAAAAAGTTCTGGCCAACATCCCGCGCATCAAGGCAGATATGCTCGCCCAGGCCGAGATGTTTAAAGAGGCCGGAAAATACCTGGAGGCCGAGCGCATTTTGCAGCGCACCACCTACGACATGGAGATGCTTCAGGAGGTTGGCTCCTGCTCGGGCATCGAGAACTATTCCCGCTATTTCGACGGCAGAAACCCGGGCGATGCGCCTTTTACGCTGATGGACTTCTTCCCGAGCGATTATCTGCTGTTTGTGGACGAGTCTCACGTGACGCTGCCGCAGGTGCGCGCCATGTATAACGGCGATAAGGCGCGCAAGGAAATGCTCATTAAATACGGCTTCCGGCTGCCTGCCGCCGCAGACAACCGGCCGCTCAAGTTCGACGAGTTCAACCAGCGCATCAACCAGGCCATCTATCTCTCGGCTACCCCGGCGGAATACGAGCGCGAAAAGGCCAAAGGCGCCATCGTCGAGCAGATCGTCCGCCCCACGGGCCTATTAGATCCGGAAGTGATCATCCGCCCAGTCGAAAACCAGCTGGACGACCTTCTGGCCGAGATCAACAAAGTTACCAAGCAGGGCCTGCGCGTGCTGGTTACGACGCTGACCAAAAAGCTGGCCGAACGGCTGACAGATTATTACAGCGAGATGGGCGTGCGCGTCAAATACATGCACTCGGATATCGATACCATGGAGCGCATCGATATCATCCGCGGCCTGCGGCTGGGCGAATTCGATGTGCTCGTGGGCATCAACCTGCTGCGCGAGGGGCTGGATATCCCGGAAGTCGCTCTGGTGGCCATTTTGGATGCGGATAAAGAGGGTTTTCTGCGCAATGAAACCTCCCTCATCCAGACCATCGGCCGCGCCGCCAGAAACGCCGAAGGGCGCGTCATCCTCTATGCGGATGTGATGACCGGCTCAATTCAGCGCGCTGTGGGCGAGACAGACCGCCGCCGCGCGCTCCAGCAGGCGTATAACGAGAAGCACGGCATCACGCCTAAATCCGTCGTCAAAGAAGTCAACGACAAGATCGATCTAACGGAGGAAGTCTCCAGCCAGACTTCGGATATCCGGGAGATCAACCGCAATGAGAAGAATATTAAACTGCTGGAAAAGCAGATGAAGGAAGCTGCCGCCGAGCTGGATTTCGAGATTGCCGCGGCGCTGCGGGATCGCATCCGGCAGCTTAAAGGAGAATTATAA
- a CDS encoding NFACT RNA binding domain-containing protein: MTLDGLTLCALIRELSAPLAGAKIEKINMPQKDEAILLLHTREGKKRLLLSASGSDPRLHLTAQQKPNPDKAFNFCMFLRKYLSGGRIEQIAQEGLERVVRIDIAAKDEMGIACRYALYTEIMGKYSNIILVHENGKIMDSIKHISVDTSSKRQVLPGVRYELPPMDKTNPLEADCDEIAAAVSGKNLPYGLVEALEGLSPQTAEELCARFFEETPALLPPGQAPDFAEFIRAYLEQALAHPAPCVQKNMAGVPVFLSLVPYAAYSEQNRQSFAAANEAVDYYYARRDFLQKLEQSRAGVMRVLKKNIARVEKKLKIQWETIQAAERTEKFRLYGELISANIYQLKRGMAKAELVNYYTGEPITVPLDVSLSPSANATKYFKKVTKLKNGVAIAEKQAAQYEQELGYLRELEYTAEAAQELEDLQEVRAELVRYGYLDLAPREKITRSDPLEKPMEFLLSSGSKALAGRNSRQNDALTLHVAEDTDYWFHAKNQPGSHVILFTGGGELLDSDVIEAATIAATYCRGSKAGKVEIDYAPRKNVWKANGARPGMVNYDHYWSILVSPDAALADRLRRQ; this comes from the coding sequence ATGACTTTAGACGGACTCACCCTCTGCGCCCTGATCCGCGAGCTTTCTGCTCCGCTGGCAGGCGCGAAGATCGAAAAGATAAATATGCCGCAGAAAGATGAAGCCATTTTGCTGCTTCATACCAGGGAAGGCAAAAAGCGGCTGCTGCTTTCCGCCTCGGGCAGCGACCCGCGCCTGCACCTGACGGCCCAGCAAAAGCCCAACCCGGATAAGGCGTTCAACTTCTGCATGTTTCTGCGCAAATACCTCTCGGGCGGCCGCATCGAGCAAATTGCCCAGGAAGGGCTGGAGCGCGTCGTCCGCATAGATATTGCGGCCAAGGACGAGATGGGCATCGCCTGCCGCTATGCGCTCTACACCGAGATCATGGGCAAATACAGCAATATCATTCTGGTGCATGAAAACGGCAAAATCATGGATAGCATCAAGCACATCTCTGTGGATACCAGCAGCAAGCGGCAGGTGCTCCCCGGAGTGCGCTATGAGCTGCCCCCGATGGATAAAACAAACCCGCTGGAAGCTGACTGCGACGAGATTGCCGCCGCAGTTTCAGGCAAAAACCTGCCGTATGGCCTGGTTGAGGCGCTGGAGGGCCTTTCCCCCCAGACGGCCGAGGAGCTTTGCGCGCGCTTCTTTGAAGAGACGCCCGCGCTCTTGCCGCCGGGGCAGGCTCCTGATTTCGCCGAGTTCATCCGCGCCTATTTAGAGCAGGCGCTGGCGCACCCCGCGCCCTGCGTGCAGAAAAATATGGCGGGCGTGCCCGTGTTTCTCTCCCTCGTCCCCTATGCCGCCTATTCCGAGCAGAACCGCCAAAGCTTTGCCGCGGCCAATGAAGCCGTGGACTACTACTATGCCCGGCGGGATTTCCTGCAAAAGCTGGAGCAGAGCCGCGCAGGCGTGATGCGCGTGCTGAAAAAGAACATCGCCCGGGTGGAAAAAAAGCTGAAAATCCAGTGGGAGACCATTCAGGCGGCCGAGCGGACGGAGAAATTCCGGCTGTACGGCGAGCTGATCTCCGCCAATATTTATCAGCTCAAACGCGGCATGGCCAAGGCAGAGCTTGTCAACTACTATACCGGCGAGCCAATTACCGTTCCGCTGGACGTCTCCCTCAGCCCATCGGCCAACGCCACCAAGTATTTTAAGAAAGTTACCAAGCTGAAAAACGGCGTTGCCATCGCGGAAAAGCAGGCCGCGCAATACGAGCAGGAGCTTGGGTATCTGCGGGAGCTGGAGTATACCGCCGAGGCCGCGCAGGAGCTGGAGGATTTGCAGGAGGTCCGCGCGGAGCTGGTGCGCTATGGCTATCTGGATCTGGCGCCCAGAGAGAAGATCACCCGAAGCGACCCGCTGGAAAAGCCCATGGAGTTTTTGCTGAGCAGCGGCAGCAAAGCGCTGGCCGGGCGCAACAGCCGCCAGAACGATGCCCTGACGCTGCACGTCGCGGAGGACACGGATTACTGGTTCCATGCCAAAAACCAGCCAGGCAGCCACGTCATCCTCTTTACGGGCGGCGGAGAGCTGCTGGACAGCGACGTCATCGAGGCGGCCACCATCGCGGCCACCTACTGCCGGGGCAGCAAGGCCGGCAAAGTGGAGATCGATTATGCGCCGCGCAAAAACGTCTGGAAAGCAAACGGCGCGCGGCCGGGCATGGTCAACTACGATCACTACTGGAGCATCCTGGTCTCTCCGGATGCCGCGCTGGCAGATCGCCTGCGCAGGCAATAG